Proteins co-encoded in one Papaver somniferum cultivar HN1 chromosome 5, ASM357369v1, whole genome shotgun sequence genomic window:
- the LOC113280813 gene encoding uncharacterized protein LOC113280813: MESTDPGGGSRGGLDPLVEQHEVMDVENENKNHLKSGQRCGEGFSSISFKQKLMFFADQGILNEEIFLNDVTYIMAECEIDSIVGSDDSNPNIPSISIDLDTRKKICQKWKWCIIGKVQGKNLGFKFMQEKSHKSPTVFKFGNLEDYKKVVFGSPWFILGHFLNLQRWSPNFRPSTTKMEKTVVWARLPELPLEYFDRDILFHIGNKIGQTTTEQVARGRYDRICVEIDTSKALVPCIRIGGCLQKVEYEGLNQMGVKHGKITHKQRSCDLEQNGKNIVEVDLSRTAGVRGNVNEENEGFGPWLLVEDRKKKKANQNDGNNGSGDGQGKRGEDNQMTSKEWTLVSRRTQKNGQSSSRQGGSMTKGSFAETSNSFASLHNADDDDINEKIVNCRKENGEIGAQEVIMRGMKSSTKHIHASNNDQLQKNNRKDSKSIHVMGSVSHATGVTGKGIIQNNEGSNDRNETLVFKTKANINRDTNRKSGKKLATTEASNGASNRTPQHLFHKSRRGLARPSFIRVMKKLIKRHNPTIVVLLETRVLEKHVSEIVSKLGFTDSIIVDPHGFSRGFIPNKTTRKRMWSELSAIADIPDADWMVVGDLNTFCGSHENQGGRITTTTEIQDVLSFCGLIDLGSNGPKFTWNNKRAGAANIKERLDRALVNSNWQTRFNKAQVFHLPYYNSDHRVILVDLDPKFRFKQRPFRFEAIWAEDSRYEDVVKNTWTYNVTSFSSTQFLDNISRIQSETKKWNKNVFGNIHLQIDKAHNSLVKAQNDFDSWPSERAKQTMTECLIEYLRLVKLEETFWRQKSRISWLREGDMNTRFFHTSTMTRRKRNSIVMLKDDRVECINSDKMIENHTVNHFNSLFNSSASYICDSELSNLFHPIISLDLCKDVSVNETVSAVKQLGALKDPGPDGLQGIFYTKYWNHVGPSVIDLIRSFFHSGVIDDRLNKTFIALIPKTNNPTTIKEYKPISLCNFSMKIITKIITKRLRPLLNKIFSYNQHAFIPARSLFDSAILCNEIIHSFKTKKGKEGWMTLKLDLDKAYDMISWDFIGKLLKCNGFDQKFINWVMKCISTVSFQVLINDAPSTTFRPSNGLRQGDPLSPYLFIMCLESLTRMFNAGIANKSLSGFTVARGAPMKINKSKSTLLTYANLGRSFTRGMANALGVQVAVNPGGVNIRDLEVNNLAILAKMAWRIYSNPESVLFNLLKTKYFKTGDFWNADLTKGSSVSWRSIIKGRNALDETSLPKEPVSNFINFSDHSWDINRLQNNIPENIVKEVIALPVCNLSNNAGTLIWSASKYGNVTVKDAYIFLNKKVNEDVIANKDWRNKKVFENVRFNANWVLETALRMANEYFQANSASSTNERAMEEIQIAWQVPNTGFYKINTDGSTNDYGNAGIG, encoded by the exons aTGGAGAGTACAGATCCAGGAGGGGGGTCTAGAGGGGGCCTAGACCCTTTGGTTGAACAACATGAAGTAATGGATGTGGAGAATGAAAACAAAAATCATCTGAAATCTGGGCAACGATGTGGAGAGggtttttcttcaatttctttcaAGCAAAAACTCATGTTCTTTGCAGACCAAGGGATTCTCAATGAGGAAATTTTCTTGAATGATGTCACATACATTATGGCAGAGTGTGAGATTGATTCAATTGTAGGGAGTGATGATTCAAATCCTAACATTCCTTCTATTAGTATCGATTTGGATACTAggaagaaaatatgtcaaaaatgGAAGTGGTGTATTATTGGGAAAGTTCAAGGGAAGAATTTGGGGTTCAAATTTATGCAGGAGAAG AGTCATAAGTCGCCGACCGTATTCAAATTTGGAAATTTGGAGGATTACAAGAAAGTGGTGTTTGGAAGTCCTTGGTTCATTTTAGGACATTTTCTCAATCTCCAAAGATGGAGTCCAAATTTTAGGCCTTCAACTACTAAGATGGAGAAGACTGTTGTATGGGCAAGGCTACCGGAGCTCCCGCTTGAATACTTtgatagagatatcttgtttcatATTGGAAACAAGATTGGACAGACAACAACTGAACAAGTTGCTAGAGGAAGGTATGATCGAATTTGTGTCGAAATTGATACTTCAAAAGCGTTAGTGCCGTGCATACGGATTGGTGGGTGTCTACAGAAAGTAGAATATGAAGGTCTTAATCAAATGGGTGTCAAACATGGGAAAATCACCCACAAGCAAAGAAGTTGCGATCTTGAACAGAATGGAAAGAATATTGTGGAAGTTGATCTTTCAAGAACAGCAGGTGTTAGGGGAAATGTCAACGAGGAAAATGAGGGATTTGGGCCATGGTTGCTGGTTGAGGATAGGAAGAAAAAGAAGGCTAACCAGAATGATGGAAATAATGGCTCTGGGGATGGTCAGGGCAAGCGTGGTGAGGATAATCAAATGACCAGTAAGGAATGGACATTGGTGTCTAGAAGGACTCAGAAAAATGGACAAAGCAGTAGTCGACAGGGTGGTTCAATGACTAAAGGGTCATTTGCTGAGACTTCAAACAGTTTCGCGTCCCTTCATAATGCTGATGATGATGACATTAATGAGAAAATTGTTAACTGTAGGAAGGAGAATGGAGAGATTGGCGCTCAAGAGGTAATTATGAGAGGAATGAAAAGCTCCACTAAGCATATTCATGCTAGCAATAATGATCAGTTACAAAAAAATAATCGAAAAGATAGTAAATCTATTCATGTTATGGGATCCGTTTCTCATGCAACGGGAGTTACAGGAAAAGGAATCATCCAAAATAATGAGGGAAGTAATGATAGGAATGAAACATTGGTTTTCAAGACTAAAGCAAATATAAATAGAGACACTAACAGAAAGTCTGGCAAGAAACTTGCTACAACTGAAGCAAGTAATGGAGCATCAAACCGAACTCCTCAACATCTTTTTCACAAGAGTCGCAG AGGGCTTGCTAGACCCTCCTTTATTAGAGTTATGAAGAAGCTTATCAAGAGACACAATCCCACCATTGTTGTATTGCTTGAAACTAGGGTACTTGAAAAGCATGTTTCTGAAATAGTAAGCAAGTTAGGTTTCACGGATTCTATTATTGTTGATCCCCATGGTTTCTCTCGGGGGTTTAT TCCGAACAAAACTACCAGAAAAAGGATGTGGAGTGAGCTCAGTGCCATTGCCGACATTCCCGATGCTGACTGGATGGTGGTGGGAGACCTCAATACTTTTTGTGGAAGTCATGAGAATCAAGGAGGTAGAATTACTACTACAACCGAGATCCAAGATGTACTGAGTTTCTGTGGTCTCATTGATCTAGGATCCAATGGTCCTAAATTCACTTGGAACAACAAGAGGGCTGGAGCAGCAAATATCAAAGAAAGGTTAGATAGAGCTCTTGTCAACTCAAATTGGCAGACTCGCTTCAACAAAGCTCAAGTATTTCATTTACCTTATTATAATTCTGACCACAGGGTCATTCTTGTTGATCTTGACCCTAAGTTTAGATTTAAGCAAAGACCTTTCAGATTTGAGGCCATTTGGGCTGAGGATTCTAGGTATGAAGATGTGGTTAAGAATACTTGGACTTATAATGTTACTAGTTTTAGTAGTACTCAGTTCTTAGACAATATCTCTAGGATTCAGAGCGAGACTAAAAAATGGaataaaaatgtttttggtaacaTCCATCTTCAGATTGATAAAGCTCATAATAGTCTTGTTAAAGCCCAAAATGATTTTGATAGCTGGCCATCTGAAAGAGCTAAACAGACTATGACAGAGTGCCTTATTGAGTATCTTAGGTTGGTTAAACTTGAGGAAACTTTCTGGAGGCAAAAATCTAGAATATCCTGGCTTAGAGAAGGAGATATGAACACGAGGTTCTTCCATACCTCTACAATGACTAGGAGAAAAAGGAACTCCATAGTCATGCTCAAAGATGACAGGGTAGAATGTATTAATAGCGATAAAATGATTGAAAATCATACTGTCAACCATTTTAATAGTTTGTTTAATTCTTCTGCCTCTTATATTTGTGATAGTGAGTTGTCTAATCTCTTTCATCCTATCATATCTCTAGATCTTTGCAAGGATGTCAGTGTGAATGAAACTGTTAGTGCAGTAAAGCAGCTAGGAGCTCTCAAAGATCCTGGCCCGGATGGTCTCCAAGGTATTTTCTATACCAAATACTGGAATCATGTTGGTCCTAGTGTTATTGATCTTATTAGGAGTTTCTTTCATAGTGGAGTCATAGATGATAGGCTCAATAAAACTTTTATTGCCTTAATTCCTAAGACTAATAACCCCACTACTATTAAAGAGTATAAACCTATAAGTCTGTGCAACTTTAGCATGAAAATAATCACTAAGATCATAACTAAGAGGCTTAGACCTTTACTGAATAAGATTTTTTCTTATAACCAACATGCCTTCATTCCGGCTCGCTCCCTCTTTGATTCTGCTATTTTGTGTAATGAGATTATTCAttcttttaaaactaaaaaaGGTAAAGAAGGTTGGATGACTCTTAAGCTTGATCTGGATAAAGCTTATGACATGATTAGTTGGGATTTTATTGGTAAACTTCTTAAGTGCAATGGTTTTGACCAAAAGTTTATCAATTGGGTAATGAAATGTATTTCTACAGTTTCATTTCAGGTTCTCATAAATGATGCTCCTAGTACTACTTTTAGACCTTCTAATGGACTGAGACAAGGGGACCCCTTGTCCCCTTACCTGTTTATCATGTGCCTTGAGTCCCTTACAAGAATGTTTAACGCTGGAATTGCTAACAAGTCTTTGTCTGGTTTTACAGTGGCCAGAGGAGCTCCTATG AAAATTAACAAGAGTAAGTCCACACTTCTTACTTATGCTAATTTGGGTAGGAGCTTCACGAGAGGAATGGCTAATGCTTTAGGAGTTCAAGTTGCTGTTAACCCAG GGGGTGTCAATATTAGAGACCTTGAAGTTAATAATCTTGCTATTCTTGCTAAAATGGCCTGGAGAATATATTCTAACCCGGAGTCTGTTCTCTTTAATCTATTGAAAACCAAATACTTTAAGACTGGTGATTTCTGGAATGCTGATCTTACTAAAGGATCTTCCGTTAGCTGGAGAAGCATTATAAAGGGTAGGAATGCT TTAGATGAAACCAGTCTACCTAAAGAACCTGTCAGCAACTTTATAAATTTTAGTGATCATAGTTGGGATATTAATAGACTTCAGAATAACATCCCTGAAAACATTGTTAAGGAGGTGATTGCTCTTCCTGTTTGCAATCTGTCTAATAATGCTGGTACTCTGATCTGGTCTGCTAGTAAATATGGTAATGTAACTGTTAAAGATGCTTATATTTTCTTGAACAAGAAAGTTAATGAAGATGTCATCGCCAATAAGGACTGGAG AAATAAGAAGGTGTTTGAAAATGTAAGATTCAATGCTAACTGGGTTCTGGAAACTGCTCTTAGGATGGCAAATGAGTACTTTCAGGCTAACTCAGCTTCTTCCACAAATGAAAGGGCTATGGAGGAAATTCAGATTGCTTGGCAGGTTCCGAATACAGGATTTTACAAGATTAATACTGATGGGTCTACTAATGATTATGGAAATGCAGGAATTGGTTGA
- the LOC113284642 gene encoding acidic leucine-rich nuclear phosphoprotein 32 family member B-like, whose amino-acid sequence MVMIWLTNSRRDRASFKGLPVNLFPNYHDAKGQARKEETYYSSFKTSSRRRQLLTATHREAFDDSGTSKIREQNDSQGLPKSSDFDETPDEDQSITSGRRGNDDDDVQGTPGGGGDNDDDDNQDIPPARGGNDDGNNDRQGEIVEEDKEDEKEEGNGQETWVWVEKQPKAATTTVKKKVVNKHIDSHVPPSHLKNQ is encoded by the exons ATGGTGATGATTTGGTTGACAAACTCCCGCAGAGACCGAGCTTCTTTCAAAGGACTCCCTGTTAATTTGTTCCCTAATTATCAC gATGCAAAAGGTCAAGCAAGGAAAGAAGAAACTTATTACTCCTCCTTCAAAACCTCCTCGCGTAGGCGAcaactcttgactgcaacacatcgagAGGCATTCGATGATTCGGGAACATCCAAGATCCGTGAACAGAATGATTCTCAGGGTCTACCTAAATCAAGTGATTTTGATGAAACTCCAGACGAAGACCAATCAATtacatctggtagaagaggtaatgatgatgatgatgttcaaGGAACTCCGGGTGGTGGAggagataatgatgatgatgataatcaaGACATCCCACCTGCtagaggaggtaatgatgatgggAATAATGATAGACAAGGTGAAATCGTTGAAGaggataaagaagatgaaaaagaagaaggtAATGGTCAAGAAACATGGGTTTGGGTTGAAAAACAACCTAAGGCTGCAACAACAACCGTAAAAAAGAAGGTTGTCAATAAACATATTGATTCCCACGTGCCTCCCTCTCACTTGAAGAATCAATAG